Proteins from a genomic interval of Streptomyces sp. NBC_00820:
- the purH gene encoding bifunctional phosphoribosylaminoimidazolecarboxamide formyltransferase/IMP cyclohydrolase has product MTATAESTKRPIRRALVSVYDKTGLEDLARGLHEAGVELVSTGSTAGRIAAAGVPVTKVEELTGFPECLDGRVKTLHPKVHAGILADLRLDSHREQLAELGVEPFDLVVVNLYPFRETVASGASPDECVEQIDIGGPSMVRAAAKNHPSVAVVTSPERYADVLGAVQGGGFDLATRKRLAAEAFRHTAAYDVAVASWFASEYAPLDESVFPDFFGGTWERAHTLRYGENPHQPAALYTEAGATGLAQAEQLHGKEMSYNNYTDTDAARRAAYDHDEPCVAIIKHANPCGIATGADVAEAHRKAHACDPLSAFGGVIAVNRPVSKEMAEQVAEIFTEVIVAPDYEEGALEALAKKKNIRVLKAPNGPCNRLEGKQIDGGLLLQETDRLQADGDDPAEWTLASGDALSPEELAELAFAWRACRAVKSNAILLAKDGASVGVGMGQVNRVDSCKLAVERAGEERARGSYAASDAFFPFPDGPQILIDAGVRAIVQPGGSIRDEQVVEAAKAAGVTMYFTGTRHFFH; this is encoded by the coding sequence GTGACCGCCACCGCCGAGAGCACCAAGCGGCCCATTCGCCGGGCGCTCGTCAGCGTCTACGACAAGACCGGGCTGGAAGACCTCGCGCGCGGGCTGCACGAGGCCGGTGTGGAGCTGGTCTCCACCGGGTCCACGGCCGGCCGTATCGCCGCCGCCGGTGTCCCCGTCACCAAGGTCGAGGAGCTGACCGGCTTCCCCGAGTGCCTGGACGGCCGGGTCAAGACCCTGCACCCGAAGGTGCACGCGGGCATCCTCGCCGACCTGCGCCTGGACAGTCACCGCGAGCAGCTCGCCGAACTGGGCGTGGAGCCCTTCGACCTCGTCGTCGTGAACCTCTACCCGTTCCGGGAGACCGTCGCCTCCGGCGCCTCGCCCGACGAGTGCGTGGAGCAGATCGACATCGGCGGTCCGTCGATGGTCCGCGCCGCGGCCAAGAACCACCCGTCCGTGGCCGTCGTCACCAGCCCCGAGCGGTACGCCGACGTCCTGGGCGCCGTCCAGGGCGGCGGCTTCGACCTCGCCACCCGCAAGCGGCTCGCCGCCGAGGCCTTCCGGCACACCGCCGCCTACGACGTGGCCGTCGCCTCCTGGTTCGCCTCCGAGTACGCCCCCCTCGACGAGTCGGTGTTCCCCGACTTCTTCGGCGGCACCTGGGAGCGCGCGCACACCCTGCGCTACGGCGAGAACCCGCACCAGCCCGCCGCCCTGTACACCGAGGCCGGCGCCACCGGGCTCGCGCAGGCCGAGCAGCTGCACGGCAAGGAGATGTCGTACAACAACTACACGGACACGGACGCCGCCCGCCGTGCCGCGTACGACCACGACGAGCCGTGCGTGGCGATCATCAAGCACGCGAACCCGTGCGGCATCGCGACCGGCGCGGACGTCGCCGAGGCGCACCGCAAGGCGCACGCCTGCGACCCGCTGTCCGCGTTCGGCGGCGTCATCGCCGTGAACCGGCCGGTCAGCAAGGAGATGGCCGAGCAGGTCGCGGAGATCTTCACCGAGGTCATCGTCGCCCCGGACTACGAGGAGGGGGCCCTCGAAGCCCTCGCCAAGAAGAAGAACATCCGGGTGCTGAAGGCCCCCAACGGCCCGTGCAACCGGCTGGAGGGCAAGCAGATCGACGGCGGCCTGCTGCTGCAGGAGACCGACCGGCTGCAGGCCGACGGCGACGACCCGGCCGAGTGGACGCTGGCCAGCGGCGACGCGCTCTCCCCCGAGGAACTGGCCGAGCTGGCCTTCGCCTGGCGGGCGTGCAGGGCGGTGAAGTCCAACGCGATCCTGCTCGCCAAGGACGGCGCCTCGGTCGGTGTCGGCATGGGCCAGGTCAACCGCGTCGACTCCTGCAAGCTCGCCGTCGAGCGGGCCGGCGAGGAGCGGGCGCGCGGCTCCTACGCGGCCTCCGACGCCTTCTTCCCCTTCCCCGACGGTCCCCAGATCCTCATCGACGCCGGGGTCCGCGCGATCGTGCAGCCGGGCGGGTCGATCCGTGACGAGCAGGTCGTGGAGGCCGCGAAGGCGGCGGGCGTGACGATGTACTTCACGGGTACGCGGCACTTCTTCCACTGA
- the purN gene encoding phosphoribosylglycinamide formyltransferase, with protein sequence MAATPAGPAVKRLVVLVSGSGTNLQALLDEIERAGAEAYGARVVAVGADRDGIEGLARAERAGLPTFVRRVKDFGTREEWDAALAEAVAAYEPDLVISAGFMKIVGKEFLARFGGRFVNTHPALLPSFPGAHGVRDALAYGAKVTGCTVHFVDDGVDTGPIIAQGVVEIRDEDDESALHERIKDVERRLLVEVVGRLARHGHRIEGRKVVIQ encoded by the coding sequence GTGGCCGCCACCCCCGCTGGCCCAGCGGTCAAGCGCCTCGTCGTGCTGGTCTCCGGATCCGGCACCAACCTGCAGGCGCTCCTGGACGAGATCGAGCGCGCCGGAGCCGAGGCCTACGGCGCCCGGGTCGTCGCCGTCGGGGCCGACCGCGACGGCATCGAGGGGCTCGCCCGCGCCGAGCGGGCCGGGCTGCCGACGTTCGTCCGCAGAGTGAAGGACTTCGGCACCCGGGAGGAGTGGGACGCGGCGCTCGCCGAGGCCGTGGCGGCGTACGAGCCCGACCTCGTGATCTCCGCCGGTTTCATGAAGATCGTCGGCAAGGAGTTCCTGGCGCGGTTCGGCGGGCGGTTCGTGAACACCCACCCGGCTCTGCTGCCCAGTTTTCCCGGGGCCCACGGCGTGCGGGACGCGCTCGCGTACGGCGCCAAGGTCACCGGCTGCACCGTCCACTTCGTCGACGACGGCGTCGACACCGGTCCGATCATTGCCCAGGGCGTGGTCGAGATCCGGGACGAGGACGACGAGAGCGCGCTGCACGAGCGCATCAAGGACGTCGAGCGAAGGCTGCTCGTCGAGGTCGTGGGGCGGCTCGCCCGCCACGGCCATCGCATTGAGGGACGAAAGGTAGTTATCCAGTGA
- a CDS encoding cell division protein PerM produces MIQLTVRRSSSPLLTRLRDRSPGLGASLMGGALAAGLGLGSFAVLVMVLWVSSPYPDSGPGGALHIAAALWLLAHGVELVRTDTLSGAPHPVGVTPLLLLTLPVWLLYRAARDAADASREPDGPPPVRARTAWTGVVLGYLGVGIAAALYCSSGELRPEWMWVTVCLPAVAAGTAAAGVWSAYGRPREPVLRLRPALPRPVRRLLSGPDARARLGTAVRAAGAGTAVLTGGGALLLAVSLVWHGDAARVSFLQLTEGWTGRFAVLLLGVALIPNAAVWAASYALGPGFALGAGHMVHPLASDPAPLLPPFPLLAGVPDAGTGTPLNWASGLVPVAAGVTVGWFVARGAVRRQRPAKPGTLVKPGAPVKPGASTKATASESAKQAAPAKQAASAKPASPAKPASPAKPASPAVRARWSAARTAGVLMLAALVCAAVLALLAELAGGPLGVTALSRFGPSGWRTGAAAGIWIALTGLPVTLTVRAWRLRGLRRPWKAQNPGVIPAQGAETGRAEARKARKARKEAKRARKADRKAAARTAKETEKETAKKVRKAAKKAAKNAAPTEADGAGDEPATKGTSGKPATGTADTPATEDTSGKPAKSAPGPASVLTAPVPAPAAVADAGPAGEESYDLQPTDDPFPPAWQDDDLSRTDRWAALREAAAVPKAEQAPDWSAPPPSPTPSPGPSAPSSSASSGAWSERKPSAVGEAHVTPAEPAGRKDRPLLPEPAAPRDAPRPPLAPPEPAD; encoded by the coding sequence GTGATTCAGCTGACCGTTCGCCGCTCGTCGTCGCCCCTGCTGACCCGGCTGCGCGACCGCTCACCAGGACTGGGCGCGAGCCTCATGGGCGGCGCGCTCGCGGCCGGGCTCGGGCTCGGCTCCTTCGCGGTGCTGGTGATGGTGCTGTGGGTCAGCTCGCCGTACCCCGACAGCGGTCCGGGCGGTGCGCTGCACATCGCCGCCGCGCTGTGGCTGCTGGCGCACGGGGTCGAACTGGTGCGCACCGACACGCTCTCGGGGGCGCCGCATCCGGTGGGGGTGACGCCGCTGCTGCTGCTCACCCTGCCGGTGTGGCTGCTGTACCGGGCGGCGCGGGACGCCGCGGACGCGTCCCGCGAGCCCGACGGGCCGCCCCCGGTCCGGGCGCGCACGGCGTGGACGGGCGTCGTCCTCGGCTACCTCGGCGTCGGCATCGCCGCCGCGCTGTACTGCTCCAGCGGTGAACTGCGCCCCGAGTGGATGTGGGTGACGGTGTGTCTGCCGGCGGTCGCGGCGGGTACGGCGGCGGCCGGGGTCTGGTCGGCGTACGGCCGCCCGCGTGAACCCGTGCTGCGGCTGCGGCCCGCGCTGCCGCGGCCGGTGCGGCGGCTGCTGTCCGGGCCGGACGCGCGGGCGCGGCTGGGTACGGCCGTACGGGCCGCCGGGGCCGGGACGGCGGTGCTCACCGGCGGCGGGGCGCTGCTGCTCGCGGTGTCGCTGGTGTGGCACGGAGACGCCGCCCGGGTGTCCTTCCTGCAGCTGACGGAGGGCTGGACCGGGCGGTTCGCGGTGCTGCTGCTCGGAGTCGCCCTGATCCCCAACGCGGCGGTGTGGGCGGCGTCCTACGCCCTCGGCCCCGGATTCGCCCTCGGCGCCGGGCACATGGTGCACCCCCTGGCCTCCGACCCGGCCCCGCTGCTGCCGCCCTTCCCGCTGCTCGCCGGGGTACCGGACGCGGGCACCGGAACACCGCTGAACTGGGCGTCCGGGCTGGTGCCGGTGGCGGCCGGGGTGACGGTGGGCTGGTTCGTGGCGCGCGGGGCCGTACGGCGTCAGCGGCCCGCGAAGCCGGGGACGCTCGTGAAGCCGGGGGCGCCCGTGAAGCCGGGGGCGTCCACGAAGGCGACAGCGTCGGAGTCGGCGAAACAGGCTGCCCCGGCGAAACAGGCGGCGTCGGCGAAACCGGCGTCCCCCGCGAAACCGGCGTCCCCCGCGAAGCCGGCGTCCCCCGCGGTGCGGGCGCGCTGGTCGGCGGCGCGGACCGCCGGGGTGCTGATGCTGGCCGCGCTGGTGTGCGCGGCCGTGCTCGCCCTGCTCGCCGAGTTGGCCGGCGGTCCGCTGGGCGTGACCGCGCTGTCCCGGTTCGGTCCGTCGGGCTGGCGGACCGGGGCGGCGGCGGGGATCTGGATCGCGCTGACCGGTCTGCCGGTGACGCTGACGGTACGCGCGTGGCGGCTGCGTGGGCTGCGGAGACCGTGGAAGGCACAGAACCCGGGGGTGATTCCGGCGCAGGGGGCGGAGACGGGGCGCGCGGAGGCGAGAAAGGCGCGGAAGGCGCGGAAGGAGGCGAAGAGGGCCCGGAAGGCGGACCGGAAGGCGGCGGCGAGAACAGCGAAGGAGACGGAGAAGGAGACGGCGAAGAAGGTGCGAAAGGCAGCGAAGAAGGCCGCGAAGAACGCCGCGCCCACCGAAGCGGACGGCGCCGGAGACGAGCCGGCCACGAAGGGCACCTCGGGGAAGCCGGCGACGGGCACTGCGGACACCCCGGCCACGGAAGACACGTCGGGGAAGCCGGCCAAAAGCGCACCCGGTCCGGCATCCGTACTGACCGCCCCCGTCCCCGCGCCGGCCGCTGTCGCCGACGCCGGCCCCGCCGGGGAGGAGTCGTACGACCTCCAGCCCACGGACGACCCGTTCCCCCCGGCCTGGCAGGACGACGACCTCTCCCGCACCGACCGCTGGGCGGCCCTGCGAGAGGCCGCGGCGGTCCCGAAGGCCGAGCAGGCGCCCGACTGGTCCGCGCCCCCTCCCTCGCCCACGCCTTCGCCGGGACCGTCGGCCCCGTCGTCGTCGGCCTCTTCCGGGGCATGGTCCGAGCGAAAGCCGTCGGCCGTCGGGGAAGCGCACGTCACGCCCGCGGAACCGGCGGGCCGGAAGGACCGGCCACTCCTGCCGGAACCCGCGGCACCCCGGGACGCCCCCCGTCCTCCGCTCGCACCACCTGAGCCGGCCGATTGA
- a CDS encoding RDD family protein produces MSFGSPNNPYGQPQDPQQAYGYPQAPQGIPPQQGYGYPQQPGFPGGDGPRLASMGRRCGARAIDVAVFFVVYLVVAGAGVAGLMDDVKKCDPNASDYQDCVNNASSDFVGKFMGILAVLWIFSLLYEVLMTSLAGGTLGKLAVGIRVVKADTGQKAGLGASIIRWIIPIVGSFVCGIGQLIVYLSPFWDNAGRLQGWHDKAASTMVVHK; encoded by the coding sequence ATGAGTTTCGGCTCGCCGAACAACCCCTACGGTCAGCCGCAGGACCCGCAGCAGGCTTACGGCTACCCGCAGGCCCCGCAGGGCATCCCGCCGCAGCAGGGCTACGGGTACCCGCAGCAGCCGGGGTTCCCGGGCGGTGACGGTCCGCGTCTGGCCTCGATGGGCCGCCGCTGCGGCGCCCGCGCGATCGACGTCGCCGTCTTCTTCGTCGTCTACCTCGTCGTCGCCGGGGCCGGCGTCGCCGGCCTCATGGACGACGTCAAGAAGTGCGACCCCAACGCCTCCGACTACCAGGACTGCGTGAACAACGCCAGCTCGGACTTCGTGGGCAAGTTCATGGGCATCCTCGCCGTGCTCTGGATCTTCAGCCTGCTCTACGAGGTGCTGATGACCAGCCTGGCCGGCGGCACCCTCGGCAAGCTGGCCGTGGGCATCCGCGTGGTGAAGGCGGACACCGGCCAGAAGGCCGGCCTGGGCGCGTCGATCATCCGCTGGATCATCCCGATCGTCGGCAGTTTCGTCTGCGGTATCGGTCAGCTGATCGTGTACCTGTCCCCGTTCTGGGACAACGCCGGCCGCCTGCAGGGCTGGCACGACAAGGCCGCGAGCACCATGGTCGTCCACAAGTAG
- a CDS encoding helix-turn-helix domain-containing protein — translation MKQNPAGPLPPPKERRRLREASSLTQTQVATRVGVSRATVRAWERGRTVPSGPQGAAYARLIAALAPPPTADGSQERTNEEYQEKRSITSASAPPGLPSLTPDQAFDALYAFCAPALVRQAYLLTGRRELAREAVERAFQLAWQQWPEVARDRDPGGWIRSTAYEYALSPWHRFRRRHRSPEAPPADPADRALLHALLKLPPSYRRTLVLYDGVGLDLPETAAETEASTPAAAGRLTRAREAVAAQVPELADPAALHRRLTELASTERLRAAQPTTVRTVGERRNIFWTQAAIAFTVAIVGATALTLRTAPTHYVPPIAPAQAVHGVPVAPAMGPLSPTEIALRAKLHGAAESGPERLFPAAR, via the coding sequence GTGAAGCAGAACCCTGCCGGCCCGCTCCCACCGCCGAAGGAACGCCGACGTCTGCGCGAGGCAAGCTCACTGACGCAGACTCAGGTCGCCACCCGCGTGGGCGTCAGTCGCGCGACGGTACGCGCCTGGGAGCGGGGCCGAACCGTACCGAGCGGCCCCCAGGGCGCGGCCTACGCCCGCCTGATCGCCGCGCTCGCGCCGCCGCCCACGGCGGACGGGAGTCAGGAGCGAACGAACGAGGAGTATCAGGAGAAACGTTCGATCACTTCGGCATCGGCGCCCCCCGGCCTCCCGTCCCTGACCCCCGATCAGGCCTTCGATGCGCTGTACGCGTTCTGCGCCCCCGCCCTCGTACGCCAGGCCTACCTGCTCACCGGCCGCCGCGAACTGGCCCGGGAAGCCGTCGAACGGGCTTTCCAACTGGCCTGGCAGCAATGGCCCGAGGTGGCCCGTGACCGTGACCCGGGCGGGTGGATCAGGTCGACGGCGTACGAGTACGCCCTCTCCCCCTGGCACCGCTTCCGCCGCCGCCACCGCTCCCCCGAAGCCCCGCCCGCCGACCCCGCCGACCGCGCCCTGCTGCACGCGCTGCTGAAGCTCCCGCCGTCGTACCGGCGCACGCTCGTCCTGTACGACGGCGTCGGCCTCGACCTGCCGGAGACGGCGGCGGAGACGGAGGCGAGCACGCCGGCCGCGGCCGGCCGGCTGACCCGTGCGCGGGAGGCCGTGGCCGCACAGGTCCCGGAACTCGCCGATCCCGCGGCGCTGCACCGCCGACTGACCGAACTGGCCTCCACGGAGAGGCTGCGCGCCGCCCAGCCGACGACGGTCCGGACCGTCGGCGAACGCCGCAACATCTTCTGGACCCAGGCGGCCATCGCGTTCACGGTCGCCATCGTCGGCGCGACGGCACTGACCCTGCGTACGGCTCCGACGCACTACGTACCGCCCATCGCCCCGGCGCAGGCGGTGCACGGAGTCCCCGTGGCCCCGGCCATGGGTCCCCTCTCCCCGACCGAGATCGCCCTGCGGGCCAAGCTGCACGGGGCGGCGGAGAGCGGTCCCGAACGGCTCTTTCCGGCGGCACGCTGA